The Penaeus vannamei isolate JL-2024 chromosome 4, ASM4276789v1, whole genome shotgun sequence genome segment ATGCATCAACAATCAATCAGATATGCTATTCTTCACTAAATTCTTTCTGTGACATATAAATAAAATCTTCACATATATAAGAATAACCAGCTTTCTAAACACTGATATgatagaaaactttttttttcagataataCATATCTAACAGCATGTCATTATTCCTTTTACTGTATTTCATCTTTTTTACTGGAATACAATTTAAGCAATTCATTAGTACCTCATTATCAACAAAACACACAATCGCTTCTGATGAAACATGGACTACCAGTGACATGAAACCATGCCTGGTTACATACCATATTCAGCTCCCCTTTTCTGTGCCTTCTCATAAATCCAGTTAATGTGTTGTGGATCATCGCCATCAATGGCCACATCTTCGCCGAATGGGTTCTCCTTTGGCCAGAGCAGAATGCGGACATATTCGATACAATGTTCTGGGAGGCGTGGCGTGTGGGCTATTGTGCACAGTGGGAAATTTACCTGTGTGGTAAATTGTATGGTATGAGCGCCTTACTTCAAAAGCCTCCAGCTGATTtccttatatgtgtgtttatatcaacataaacacacactaagtTCCCCAATAAATGAGAACATGAAGATCTATTTCAAAGAATAAATTTGCAACACACAAACCATtgtcaaaaatcaaaacaaatttcTTTTTACTGACAACAAAACTATGTGGTCACATAACTGGTTATATTAATTACTGTATACATTTATGATTTACTAACATCATAGTGAGCTCTGTCTCTTACTGAAGCTAATCAAattgaaacaataaaaaatgaacacTGTTGTTTGTAACTAGATGAACTATTTCTAAATGCTAATTCTATTATAACTGATACAcactctttgattttttttttctttttttcacccgGACAAACTAATACTAACAGTACACCAGGACAAAACTTCCAAATCTGAGAACTATCCTAATTTCTAATCTCTATGTTAAAATCACCActcccacaatttttttttcacacagcCAATTGGATTACTCATCAATATGCTGTACACTATATAAAAGTACTGAATACTCGATACTTACTTGTGGAGGAAATAAATCCAACGTACACTCAATGCAGGATGTTAGACCAGGCAGGATAACACGCGCATTACCCTTAAATCCTTCTGTTCCACCATCGATAATTGGAATCACTGAACTCTGAGGAAGCATTTAATGACTTGTAGTTTGTAATAGGAAAAAGGACATACTATTGAACAAAAGATGATTCTTAAAAATACACAATGATTTTTACTACCTTGTAAACCACAAATAAAACTGTGGTTTCTGCTATGCATTAATGAAATATAATGGCACGACATCTTTACAAAACTGAATTACCCTAAAACATTCTTCACATCTGGGCAGTATAACTTAATGATGTAACTAAAGACCatataaaaaaatctacaaagttaaatataaatttttatcAAAGGGTACTGAGCTATTATCTTATGCCTTTTATCTGCTATTAAAATCACTGCAATTACATGTAATTTTCAAATTTGTATTACTAAGCATGACTATAACAATATAATAGAATGAAATTTTCACATACCAAAAGAACTGgaacaaaaaatgggaaaaatagaagaaacatgACTGACTGACCTGATCATTACATAAAGTGATTCCTAAAATGCCATGCCATTTCATCAACAGTTAATAAATCTGACATATcctatacttttttcttctttttttatagtcCAACAGTAGTTATAAAAATCcaatgaatattttttcttaaaaataTTCTTTCACAGTAAAAAATTTAAATGTCAAGATCACTTTCAACTATGTAATACATACTCTTGACAATATATCAAAATACTTCTGCGATAAGTAACAGAATGAAAACAGAAACAATATAAAAATTACTCGTAACAACAATTCACAGCTATCTACCTGGTCAAGCATTCCGTCTTCATAAcacaggagggagagaagcattCCATTGATCCATCTGCGAGCAACAATGGAGTCTAAACCACAAACCACCAGATGAAAACCTCTGTagaaatcatcatcaaaatcctggatcttaTTGTAGTAGCTGTTTGGGCTTTGGTTAAGGATAATGCTCATTTCTCTCTGCATGGCACTACATAAAAGCAAAAAATTACTTATCTTATTGTAATTGacctactttttcctcctccactgaGGGTGACAACAAACTGATGGGTAGGATTGTCCCCAGGGAAACACACCAGGTGCTCCTATACccagattgtgcaagtaacagtcCTATGCCAGCCTCATGGTGTAACTATTGCTTGAACACATGGTCCTACCAGCTATACCACATGATCCAGCAAAAAGCATCAAGATGAGATTCCAGGGTACAGGATAGCATCCAGGTTTAACTTCCATAGAGCAAAAATGGCAGTATCAGGTCCCTGATGATGTGTAGCTTGGACTTTCTGCACAACTTCTAGCATCTCCAAATGCTCTTGTCACGAGAGTTTATGGCACCTGCTGCCAACCAACCCTGGTCTTACAACCAAGAGTCATGGATTAcaataccaaggtatgtaaagctgtgTGTAACTgattggtccaggagacctctaaacccacaGGCTTTGCTTCACTGTTAAATGCCTCTAGACAGTGCTCTACAACTTGCCAGGAGTGAACCCAGATTGCTCTAGTCTCTGGTGCTTCAGTACATGATCTCTAATATGTCTATGAAAGATGTGAACAAGAAACTTGCCTGGGATGCTGAGTAGTGTAATGCCTCAgtaattgctgcagtcccatcagtcccctttccccttccagagaaggataACTACACCCCTCAGTAGGTGCTGGGGTTagtagccaggacagcatgcaaaccCCCTGCCATAGGTCCACAAGTAAAAATGTGGTAGGAATACCATAAATACCAGCCACTTTCCCAACCCTAAGCTAGGAGATCTCCACCATATAGGATTTAGCACTGGGATTACAACTTCACCCCCATCCAGACTAACTGTTGATATGCCAACCTAATACAACTGCTTAAAGTATTACAACCTATGTCAGACTACCTGTTACTATCTATTTGACATTCTTGACAGGTTTAAAAACACCTATACCAGCATTTCCATATCTATAGTCTTATTTTCTGTAATTACCAAAATAATCATGGAATTACTCAAAAGCATTTAGTAAAAGGATACGGAGTCACTCGACAACCCTGTATACGCTGATTGATAAATTCTGCTGCAACATCAGCCTTTGGTCTGCCAATATCCTTCTTCCGAAAGAGGAACTGACGATTTAAGTTAGATAGGTCAATGGTATCCATGTCAATCACATGCAGGTCTGTAAAGCCCATAAGTGCAAGATCCTTCAGCAGCTCACAGCCTAATCCACCAGCTCCtgcaagaaaataacaaaacaaagttATTAAATCAAAATGATTCACAGTGGAGAAAACCTAGTATCATAAAACAAAAATTCAGGCAAAACGGTTAGATGTATTACAGTACATGAATGTACAGGCTATGGATGCTGACAACCACATAAAGGCACACACATTATCTCATTTAGTCTTCCTATAAACCCCTCTGCTGCCTGCTCAAGCAAATACTATACTTCACAGTCAGGTATATGCAAAGGAAAACACAGCATctcaaaaatagttataattctaTCAATACGAGGTTTTGGTTCTTATCTAATTTGACTTAAGCTTATGGACAGCACATAAAACTATTGGCACAGTCATAGTTTTCAAGCCAAATGGGGTTCTGATGGATAGTGGTTACGAGAGGTCACAATCATGGAGTGTGCATTACCAACAACATGATGAAAGATCAAATTGAGCTACTTAGTTACACCAAGCTGGGATATGGTAGGCATATCCCAGcagttttataatgattattcaaAATAAGGCAGGaaacatgaaaatataatattataagatCCACCCTCCTATAAACATTCACTACACTGTATGAGCTAATGTGGAATTcagccccaaaaaaaaataaaatgtacatTCTACAGAATTTCCAAACTATGACAGACTATCCCTTCTTACCAATAACCAAGACTTTAATGTTTTCCTGCAGCATTTTCAGGGTATCTGGTGAAGGTTCGAAGTCTGGATGGGTGAAAGGCCCAGGCCTCTCCAGCAACTTCCTGActtcgctccatctctctccccaatccACGGCTGTCATGTTTTCAACACTGatggaatgaaaaaatgaattaaatattTCATTGCATTACTCAGTGTTATCTGTGATCAATAAAACATACTGGAGTTtgaggaaaaaattaaaaatcacTGTTttcagtatatattatataccaattaaaaaagttaCAGACATAATGTTGAATGATATCAGATCACGTGATACATCACACttgatgaaaataaatgtatatggttGGACGCAAAATTCATTGGATAAAATCATGATGTATATCTATGAAATCTATTTATCCAGCAATACCCTAGTCTTCTTTCTGGTTGTTTTAGTGAAATATTGTATTCTGCTGTCTGTAAAATATAGAAGACCAACAAATAGAGTCATTACCAGAGGCTGCATCCCtatgaaaaaagaatgaaaaacttCTGTAAAGATCAATAATACCACTTTAACACTGTGGCCTCTGTGCTTCACCTTCCAGCATAGAAAAATCAACTTACCCTATGTATAATCTTGGGAGTTTGCCAATAAATTTTGGATTGGTTCTTTATTCAATAATAAACCCCCTTAGTTGCCTTC includes the following:
- the Uba3 gene encoding NEDD8-activating enzyme E1 catalytic subunit, with the protein product MTAVDWGERWSEVRKLLERPGPFTHPDFEPSPDTLKMLQENIKVLVIGAGGLGCELLKDLALMGFTDLHVIDMDTIDLSNLNRQFLFRKKDIGRPKADVAAEFINQRIQGCRVTPYYNKIQDFDDDFYRGFHLVVCGLDSIVARRWINGMLLSLLCYEDGMLDQSSVIPIIDGGTEGFKGNARVILPGLTSCIECTLDLFPPQVNFPLCTIAHTPRLPEHCIEYVRILLWPKENPFGEDVAIDGDDPQHINWIYEKAQKRGAEYGISGVTYRLTQGVVKRIIPAVASTNAVIAAACASEVFKLATSACTPMNNYCVFNDIDGIYTYTYEHEKKEECMACSQVPQNLEVRLTDKLKDIITMLTESFKFQMKSPGLQAMVDGRTKSLYLHSPASIEEKLRPNLKKTIEELGLADGMEIAVADVTSPTTILFKLKIIE